DNA sequence from the Candidatus Edwardsbacteria bacterium genome:
GAACGCCGGTTATCTTCCTGGCATTTCCCTCAATATCGCCCACCAGGGGGTTAAGCTGACAGATGGTTATTTTCAATTTAATATCCTTAAATATGAACGAATGCGCTATGTCACCCTGAGAATACAACCATGCCTGATAAATTGAATGGGGGAACTGTCATCCTTCAACCTTTTCGGCTTTGAAGTTCCCTCAGGATGACAATTTTCTATCAGTCCCTCTTCCATTAAGATACCTGAATTCAAAATCAAAGTCAAGCGAGATTTTATAAACAAAAAGCCGCGGCTTAAAAAGCCACGGCTTGAAATGAATTTAACGGTTAATCCTGCTTCACCGCCAGCTGGCTGGCGGCCTCCACCAGTTTGATGAACTCGGCCCGGTACCCCTCGGTGTCATTCCCTCTGGAGCTTCTGGCCAACTCCAGCACCTGACGGTAGCTGGAGTTTCCCTTATGCTCCGAATCCCTGAGCAGCAGGCCGAACTCGGCCACCGCCGAGGCAAAGCGCAGGTCTTCTGGCATCTTTGCCATTTCAGCCTTGTCATCGTAGATCGCTTTCGTTATCAAACGGCTCTTGTTCCCGTCGGGATCCTTGTAGCGCAATTTGACAGTCATCAACTCTCCGGAAAAATTGCTGTTTGGTTTTGGCGTAACTTTCTGGTATTTGAGATCATCAACCTTTGAGATTTTTTCTTTTGACCCGGCCGGCACTAATTCGTAAAGCGCGGTGACGGTATGGCCCACCCCCAGCTCCCCGGCGTCCTTCTTGTCGTCGTTGAAATCCTCCTTGTTAAGCATCCGGTTCTCGTAGCCGATCAGCTTGTAGGCCTTGACCCGGGCCGGGTTGAACTCCACCTGGATCTTGACATCCTTGGCGATGGTGAACAGGGTCCCGGCCATCTGGTTGACCAGCACCTTTTTGGCCTCGGTGATGTTGTCGATGTAGGCGTAATTGCCGTTGCCCTTGTCGGCCAGCTGTTCCATCCGGGAGTCTTTCAGGTTGCCGCTGCCGAATCCCAGAACCGACAGAAATATCCCCTCCTCACGCTTCTGCTCGATCATCCGGATCAGCTCGGAGGTGCTGGAGACCCCCACGTTGAAATCACCGTCGGTGGCCAGTATCACCCGGTTGTTGCCGCCCTTGATGAAGTTCTCCTTGGCCGTCCGGTAGGCCAGCTGGATCCCGGCCGCACCGGCCGTGCATCCCCCGGCTTCCAGCTTGTCCAGAACATCCAGGATGGCCTTTTTGTTTTTGCCGGAAGTTGACGGCAGAGCCAGGCCCTCGGAGCTGGCATAGACCGCAATGGCTATCCGGTCTGCCGGCCGGAGTTGATTGACCAGCATCTTGAAGGCCGACTTGAGCAGGGGCAGTTTATCGGGGCTCTGCATGGAGCCGGAGACGTCTATCAAAAAGACCAGATTGGTGGGAGGCAGTTTGTCGCGGGGTATCTCCTTGCCCTTGATCCCTATCCTAACCAGCCGGTGACCGTTATTCCAGGGGCAGGGAGAGGCATCTGTGATAACGGAGAAGGGCCGGCCGTCGTCCGGCAGGGGATAGTCATAATCAAAATAATTTATCATCTCCTCTATGCGAACCGCATCCTTGGGCGGCATCTGACCGTAATTGAGAAAGCGCCGGACGTTGGCATAGGAGGCCGGATCTACGTCGATGGAGAAGGTGGACAGCGGGTTCTGGACAACTTCCAAAAAGCGGTTCTCGTAGATCCGGGAATATTCCTCGGTGTTGAAATCGGCTGGCAGACTGTATCCACCCATCTGATCGCACTCGGCGGCAACCATTTTGCAGGCAACCATGGCGCAGGGCGGTGAAATATATTTTTTTTCATCCTTGGTCAGCCCCAGGCGCTGCAACAACCCTTTCTTCTGATGAGCTTTTAATTTAAAAGCAAGCTTGACGATTTGGTTGGTCTTTACTTTGACATTTTTTTTGATCATGGTCTGATAACCGGCCAGGCTGGCTTCCACGGTGTAGGTCCCTTCGGGAAGCCCGGTGAACTGGTAATGCCCGGCTTTGTCGCCAACAGCGACATAGGATGTACCGGGTATTCTCAGCGTAACACCCGTCAGCAGATTGTTGTTGGCATTATCCATGACAATACAATTGATAACGCCTGTTCCGGCGGCTCCGATCAGGCTGGCCGAGATTAAAGCCAGCACTGCTGCCGCGATCAGGGGGAAGATCCTGTTTTTCATCTTCGTTTCTCCGGTTAATTGGTTGAAGTTTTACGGTTAGCTGTCCAATATACCGCCCACCGGAGAATAATATTCCCAATTTAAAAATATTATTTATTCCAAGAAGACAATAGATATCCCCCTCCTTGCGGGAGGGGGATTAGGGGGCGGTCAAATACTAAAGCCCCGCTTAAGCGGGGCTTTAGTAAACTATTTAATGCTATTTAATATTCTTTTATTATCAGTTCCTTCAACGGTCTCTTCGGCACATGGTGCACCTGCTTGTCGTCCCGCCAGTATTCGATCTTCCCGTCCGGCCCGACATCATCTATCACGGCCGTCTCCG
Encoded proteins:
- a CDS encoding von Willebrand factor type A domain-containing protein — its product is MKNRIFPLIAAAVLALISASLIGAAGTGVINCIVMDNANNNLLTGVTLRIPGTSYVAVGDKAGHYQFTGLPEGTYTVEASLAGYQTMIKKNVKVKTNQIVKLAFKLKAHQKKGLLQRLGLTKDEKKYISPPCAMVACKMVAAECDQMGGYSLPADFNTEEYSRIYENRFLEVVQNPLSTFSIDVDPASYANVRRFLNYGQMPPKDAVRIEEMINYFDYDYPLPDDGRPFSVITDASPCPWNNGHRLVRIGIKGKEIPRDKLPPTNLVFLIDVSGSMQSPDKLPLLKSAFKMLVNQLRPADRIAIAVYASSEGLALPSTSGKNKKAILDVLDKLEAGGCTAGAAGIQLAYRTAKENFIKGGNNRVILATDGDFNVGVSSTSELIRMIEQKREEGIFLSVLGFGSGNLKDSRMEQLADKGNGNYAYIDNITEAKKVLVNQMAGTLFTIAKDVKIQVEFNPARVKAYKLIGYENRMLNKEDFNDDKKDAGELGVGHTVTALYELVPAGSKEKISKVDDLKYQKVTPKPNSNFSGELMTVKLRYKDPDGNKSRLITKAIYDDKAEMAKMPEDLRFASAVAEFGLLLRDSEHKGNSSYRQVLELARSSRGNDTEGYRAEFIKLVEAASQLAVKQD